One region of Bacteroidota bacterium genomic DNA includes:
- a CDS encoding GxxExxY protein, with the protein MTENEISYKIRGAIFNIYSALGPGLLESVYVAALKFELKKVGLKVRKEVPVPVYYESEKLEVGFRLDLLIEDKVIIEVKSVEHIAEVHHKQVLTYLKLSKLKLAILVNFNVELIKSGIFRKVNGL; encoded by the coding sequence ATGACAGAAAATGAAATATCATACAAAATTAGAGGAGCAATATTCAATATTTATAGTGCACTGGGTCCTGGCCTGTTAGAGTCTGTATATGTAGCTGCATTAAAATTTGAATTGAAAAAAGTTGGCTTGAAAGTGAGAAAGGAAGTGCCTGTACCAGTTTATTACGAAAGTGAAAAATTAGAAGTAGGTTTTAGACTGGATTTGTTGATTGAAGATAAAGTAATAATTGAAGTGAAATCAGTTGAGCATATAGCAGAAGTTCACCACAAACAAGTATTAACATATTTAAAACTATCAAAACTAAAGTTAGCCATATTGGTAAATTTCAATGTTGAACTCATCAAATCTGGAATATTTCGAAAAGTTAATGGATTGTAA